A genome region from Arachis duranensis cultivar V14167 chromosome 6, aradu.V14167.gnm2.J7QH, whole genome shotgun sequence includes the following:
- the LOC107492286 gene encoding WRKY transcription factor 23 — protein MEKKEIMMSVKMEDASSLFSNNIPLWSTTTTVVVVVVLLSTTTSASPLSSSVSTTTTVDQAAPSSQHADKVLKAKKTNGKKREREARYAFMTKSEVDHLEDGYRWRKYGQKAVKNSPFPRSYYRCTSGSCNVKKRVERSFTDPTIVVTTYEGQHTHPSPLLMPRSSSSSSSMPQTYFSHQHYLHPHHQQLLFNTFPSLDFPPPPPPSSSQDTTNNNALFPLSDHGLLQDVLPSHMFKQE, from the exons ATGGAGAAGAAGGAGATAATGATGAGTGTGAAGATGGAAGATGCATCATCACTATTCAGCAATAACATTCCATTATGGAGC ACTACTACaacggtggtggtggtggtggtgctcCTCTCAACTACTACTTCAGCATCACCTCTTTCATCATCCGTGTCCACCACTACTACTGTGGACCAAGCTGCACCGTCATCTCAACACGCCGACAAAGT GTTGAAGGCGAAGAAGACAAATGGgaagaaaagagagagggaAGCTCGATACGCGTTCATGACAAAAAGCGAGGTGGATCATCTCGAAGACGGTTACAGATGGAGAAAGTACGGCCAAAAAGCTGTCAAAAACAGCCCCTTTCCAAG gaGCTATTATCGTTGCACCAGTGGATCATGTAATGTGAAGAAGCGTGTGGAAAGGTCTTTCACTGATCCAACAATTGTGGTCACAACATATGAAGGTCAACACACACATCCAAGTCCACTTCTAATGCCTcgctcttcatcatcatcatcatcaatgccTCAAACCTACTTCTCCCACCAACACTATCTACACCCACATCATCAACAACTCTTATTTAATACATTCCCTTCTCTTGattttcctcctcctcctcctccttcttcatctCAGGACACCACCAATAACAATGCATTATTTCCTCTAAGCGACCATGGCcttcttcaagatgttcttccTTCACACATGTTCAAGCAAGAGTAG